In uncultured Bacteroides sp., one genomic interval encodes:
- a CDS encoding polysaccharide deacetylase family protein yields the protein MIIVFAHKKSSRLEYIFSRIFKDILGVEFFFSTNKQEFINSQLPSINYSTEDLNKGIWIVPHSLLYDIGIEKTEIDKIILWKNMPAFFSQEKGDIPFDLFAAAFYLITRYEEYHSVALDNHGRYQYTNSIIKKMGCIEEPIVDQWAYALKTELLKAYPECKFLPRSFRFVPTIDIDHPYLYRNKGFALNALCLMKDLIKMDFSIFRERLLTILHLKEDIYFNFEFLLQLYQDLGVKGLFFVHVGPYGKFDRRYIYASKRYRKVLRRIAGKHEVNIHPSYIAAFNNLQFCEEKMELERILSRRIEASRQHFLRFRFPETFRQLLSADIHDDYSVLYSNQYGFRAGTSIPFPFYDLEKEQETSLIIHPTAVMDVNLNRDFNMNPQEALEKIKELAKKVKAVNGDFITLFHNSSLAEDSFWKGWRDMYTKMIEQIKQ from the coding sequence ATGATAATAGTATTTGCTCATAAAAAGAGCTCAAGATTGGAGTATATTTTTTCCCGGATATTCAAAGATATATTGGGAGTTGAGTTCTTTTTTTCCACTAATAAACAGGAATTTATCAATTCACAATTACCATCTATCAATTATTCCACCGAAGATCTTAATAAAGGCATCTGGATTGTTCCCCATTCCTTATTATATGATATAGGTATTGAAAAAACAGAGATCGATAAAATTATTCTCTGGAAAAATATGCCAGCTTTCTTTTCACAAGAGAAAGGAGATATCCCTTTTGATTTATTTGCGGCAGCTTTTTATTTAATTACCCGGTATGAGGAATACCATTCAGTAGCACTCGATAATCACGGGCGATATCAATACACTAATAGTATTATAAAGAAAATGGGCTGCATTGAAGAGCCCATAGTTGATCAATGGGCTTATGCACTCAAAACAGAATTGCTTAAAGCTTATCCCGAATGCAAGTTCTTGCCACGATCATTCCGTTTTGTTCCTACGATTGATATTGACCATCCCTATCTTTACCGGAATAAAGGTTTTGCTTTAAATGCACTCTGTCTGATGAAAGATTTAATAAAAATGGATTTTTCTATTTTCAGAGAGCGTCTTTTAACCATTCTACATTTAAAAGAAGATATATATTTTAATTTCGAGTTCCTTCTCCAGCTTTATCAAGACCTTGGAGTTAAGGGACTTTTCTTTGTACACGTAGGACCTTACGGTAAATTTGACCGAAGATATATTTACGCATCTAAACGCTATAGAAAAGTATTAAGAAGGATAGCCGGAAAACATGAGGTAAATATCCATCCTTCATACATAGCAGCATTCAACAACCTACAGTTTTGTGAAGAAAAAATGGAGCTAGAGAGAATCCTGAGCAGAAGAATTGAAGCTAGCAGGCAGCATTTCTTACGTTTTAGGTTTCCTGAGACTTTCAGACAGTTACTGAGTGCAGACATTCACGATGATTACTCCGTTCTGTATTCTAATCAATATGGATTCCGAGCAGGAACAAGTATTCCATTTCCATTCTATGATTTAGAAAAAGAGCAGGAAACAAGTCTTATCATTCACCCAACTGCAGTTATGGATGTTAACTTGAATAGAGATTTCAATATGAATCCTCAGGAAGCACTTGAAAAGATTAAAGAGCTTGCTAAGAAAGTTAAAGCTGTTAATGGTGATTTCATAACTCTTTTCCACAATTCTTCATTAGCTGAAGATAGTTTTTGGAAAGGATGGAGGGACATGTATACAAAAATGATAGAACAAATCAAACAATAA
- the upp gene encoding uracil phosphoribosyltransferase, translating to MKIINFGETNSILNQYVSEIRNVEVQNDRLRFRRNIERIGEIMAYEMSKEFTYSTKNIQTPLGIAPTNTPDNRIVISTILRAGLPFHQGFLNYFDTAENAFVSAYRKYKDALKFEINIEYIASPRIAGKTLIITDPMLATGSSLELSYGAMLTKGRPEEIHVACIIASKQALEYIQNVFPEEKTTIWCAAIDPEIDSHSYIIPGLGDAGDLAYGEKE from the coding sequence ATGAAAATTATCAATTTCGGTGAAACAAATTCTATCCTAAATCAGTACGTTTCAGAAATAAGAAACGTAGAAGTTCAAAACGACCGTTTGCGTTTCCGACGTAATATTGAACGCATCGGCGAGATTATGGCATACGAGATGAGTAAAGAGTTTACCTACTCAACCAAAAACATTCAGACTCCGCTGGGTATTGCCCCTACAAATACTCCGGATAACAGAATCGTTATCAGTACTATCCTTCGTGCAGGACTTCCTTTCCACCAAGGATTTCTAAATTATTTCGACACAGCAGAGAATGCTTTTGTTTCTGCATATCGTAAGTACAAGGATGCACTTAAGTTTGAAATAAATATTGAATATATTGCTTCACCAAGAATTGCAGGTAAAACACTGATTATTACAGATCCAATGCTTGCAACCGGGAGCTCACTGGAACTTAGTTACGGAGCAATGCTAACGAAAGGTCGTCCTGAAGAAATACATGTTGCATGTATTATTGCAAGCAAGCAAGCTCTTGAATATATTCAGAATGTTTTCCCTGAAGAAAAGACAACTATCTGGTGCGCTGCAATTGATCCTGAAATTGATTCTCATTCTTATATTATTCCAGGATTAGGAGATGCTGGAGATTTAGCTTACGGAGAAAAAGAATAA
- a CDS encoding 2-oxoacid:ferredoxin oxidoreductase subunit beta, whose amino-acid sequence MSEQLYTAKDFKSDQYVRWCPGCGDHALLNSLHRAMAELGIAPNMTAVISGIGCSSRLPYYMNTYGFHTIHGRAAAIATGVKVANPDLTVWQISGDGDGLAIGGNHFIHAIRRNVNINLVLLNNRIYGLTKGQYSPTSPRGFVSKSSPYGTVEDPFRPAELIFGARGKFFGRCVDVDGPCSVEVLTASARHKGASVVEVLQNCVIFNDGCHTAVATKEGRAKNAIHLKHGQPMLFGENNEKGLMQEGFGLKVVTLGENGITEKDILVHDAHCEDNTLHMKLALMEGPDFPIALGVIRDVEALSYEECVHAQIKDVQAKKPIRKLEDFLLSGEIWEIK is encoded by the coding sequence ATGAGCGAACAATTATATACAGCAAAAGATTTTAAGAGTGACCAGTATGTTCGTTGGTGTCCGGGTTGTGGTGATCATGCATTATTGAATTCATTACACAGGGCTATGGCTGAATTGGGTATTGCTCCTAATATGACAGCCGTTATTTCGGGTATTGGATGCTCTTCCCGCTTACCTTATTATATGAATACTTATGGTTTTCATACCATTCACGGACGTGCGGCAGCAATTGCTACCGGTGTAAAGGTTGCCAATCCGGATTTGACTGTTTGGCAGATCTCAGGTGATGGTGATGGATTGGCTATTGGTGGAAATCATTTTATCCATGCCATTCGCAGAAATGTGAATATCAATTTGGTTCTTCTGAATAATCGTATTTATGGTCTGACTAAAGGACAATACTCTCCAACTTCTCCTCGAGGATTTGTATCAAAATCGTCTCCTTATGGAACAGTCGAAGATCCTTTCCGCCCTGCAGAATTAATATTTGGTGCAAGAGGTAAGTTCTTTGGAAGATGTGTGGATGTAGATGGCCCGTGTTCTGTAGAAGTATTAACAGCTTCGGCTCGTCATAAAGGAGCTTCTGTTGTTGAGGTTCTGCAAAACTGTGTAATCTTCAATGATGGTTGTCATACTGCTGTTGCTACGAAAGAAGGACGTGCTAAGAATGCAATTCATCTTAAGCATGGACAACCTATGTTGTTTGGCGAAAACAATGAAAAAGGTTTGATGCAGGAAGGATTTGGTCTTAAAGTGGTGACTTTGGGCGAAAATGGTATCACAGAAAAGGATATCCTTGTACATGATGCTCATTGTGAAGATAATACTCTTCATATGAAACTTGCTTTAATGGAAGGGCCTGATTTTCCTATTGCTTTGGGAGTAATTAGAGATGTTGAGGCTCTTAGCTATGAAGAATGTGTACATGCACAAATAAAGGACGTTCAGGCAAAGAAACCTATTCGTAAACTAGAAGATTTCTTGCTTAGTGGTGAAATCTGGGAAATCAAATAA
- a CDS encoding 2-oxoacid:acceptor oxidoreductase subunit alpha gives MADEIVVKELERVVVRFCGDSGDGMQLAGNIFSNLSAVLGNDISTFPDYPAEIRAPQGTISGVSGFQVHIGAKKVFTSGDKCDVLVAMNPAALKTNAKFLTPQSIIIIDIDSFTKKDLEKALYNTDDAFAELNIHNQVIDAPITSMCKESLKDSGLDNKAAIRCKNMFALGLVCWLINRPLDHAMHMLQEKFSKKPSIAEANIKVLTDGYNYGHNIHASISTYVVESKGEKEKGFYTDVNGNLATAYGLVAAAEKSGLQLFLGSYPITPATDILHYLSKWKELGVVTVQCEDEISGACSAIGASFAGNLAVTSTSGPGVCLKSEAINLAVIAELPLVIVNVQRGGPSTGLPTKSEQTDLLQAVYGRNGESPLVVIAATSPTNCFDSAFMAAKIALEHMTPVILLTDGYIANGSAAWKIPSLKDYPEIKPNYVTKEMQEVWKPYMRNPETQVRYWATPGMEGFMHRVGGLEKDFVTSAISTDADNHHRMTLTRQAKIDYIANCIPELEVQGDKDADLIVVGWGGTYGHLYSAVEKCNEEGKKVAFAHFQYINPLPKNTEEVLRSFKKIVVVEQNLGQFAGLLRMKIPGLDICQFNRVKGQPFNVVRLVEEFTKLMEEK, from the coding sequence ATGGCAGACGAAATTGTAGTTAAAGAATTAGAGAGAGTAGTAGTTCGCTTCTGTGGTGATTCCGGTGACGGAATGCAATTAGCAGGGAACATTTTCTCTAATTTATCGGCTGTATTGGGGAACGATATATCTACGTTTCCTGATTATCCGGCAGAAATTCGTGCCCCGCAAGGCACAATAAGTGGAGTTTCCGGTTTTCAGGTGCATATTGGTGCAAAGAAAGTTTTTACTTCTGGTGATAAATGTGATGTGCTTGTTGCAATGAATCCTGCGGCATTAAAAACAAATGCAAAGTTTCTTACTCCACAATCTATTATCATTATCGATATAGACTCCTTTACTAAAAAGGATTTAGAGAAAGCTCTCTATAATACTGATGATGCTTTTGCAGAACTAAACATTCACAATCAGGTTATAGATGCTCCTATTACCTCTATGTGCAAGGAGAGTCTGAAAGATAGCGGACTGGATAATAAAGCAGCTATAAGATGCAAGAATATGTTTGCGCTGGGATTGGTTTGTTGGTTGATTAACCGTCCATTGGATCATGCAATGCACATGCTTCAGGAAAAGTTCTCTAAAAAACCTTCCATTGCCGAAGCAAATATCAAAGTCTTGACTGATGGCTACAATTATGGTCATAACATACATGCTTCTATTTCTACTTATGTTGTTGAATCTAAAGGAGAAAAAGAAAAGGGCTTTTATACAGATGTAAATGGTAATCTTGCTACAGCTTACGGGCTTGTTGCTGCTGCTGAAAAGTCGGGACTTCAATTATTCTTAGGATCATATCCTATTACTCCTGCTACTGATATACTACATTATCTGTCAAAATGGAAAGAGCTGGGTGTTGTAACTGTTCAGTGTGAAGATGAGATTTCTGGTGCATGTAGTGCTATTGGTGCATCTTTTGCCGGAAATCTGGCTGTGACTTCAACTTCAGGACCTGGAGTTTGTCTTAAAAGTGAAGCTATAAATCTTGCTGTTATTGCAGAACTGCCTTTGGTTATTGTAAATGTTCAACGTGGTGGTCCTTCAACAGGTTTGCCTACTAAGAGCGAACAAACCGACTTATTACAAGCTGTATACGGACGCAATGGTGAAAGTCCATTGGTTGTAATTGCTGCAACTTCTCCTACTAATTGTTTTGATTCTGCATTTATGGCAGCTAAGATAGCATTGGAACACATGACTCCTGTTATACTTCTTACAGATGGTTATATTGCTAATGGATCGGCTGCCTGGAAAATACCTTCACTGAAGGATTATCCTGAAATTAAACCAAATTACGTAACGAAAGAGATGCAAGAGGTTTGGAAACCTTATATGCGTAATCCTGAAACTCAGGTTCGTTACTGGGCTACTCCTGGTATGGAAGGTTTTATGCACAGAGTTGGTGGACTTGAAAAAGACTTTGTTACAAGTGCTATTTCTACCGATGCTGATAATCACCACAGAATGACGCTGACTCGCCAGGCTAAAATTGATTATATAGCTAACTGTATACCCGAACTTGAAGTACAAGGTGATAAAGATGCCGATTTAATTGTTGTAGGATGGGGTGGAACTTACGGACACCTTTATTCAGCTGTTGAAAAATGCAATGAAGAGGGAAAGAAAGTTGCTTTTGCTCATTTTCAATACATCAATCCACTACCAAAGAATACAGAAGAGGTGTTGAGATCATTTAAGAAAATTGTAGTGGTAGAACAAAATCTTGGACAGTTTGCCGGCCTTCTTCGTATGAAAATTCCAGGACTGGATATTTGCCAGTTCAATAGAGTGAAAGGACAGCCTTTTAATGTAGTTAGACTTGTTGAAGAATTTACAAAATTGATGGAGGAAAAGTAA
- a CDS encoding TonB-dependent receptor, which yields MKRFLLGILLLVISICSYAASGELGVIKGKVIDSKTKEALQFVNVSVKTKANASLVKGGVTDQSGEFVLGGLKDGTYIVNVSYIGYKAYENEFTISSKKSVNLNQISLAEDSHVLKEVEVVGQKAQMRFEIDKKVFDVDQNISSAGGSASDVLSNIPSIEVNNDGDVSLRGNSNVTVWINGKASGLSADNRAQILEQMPAENIEKIEVITNPSAKYSPEGTAGIINIVLKQDRKAGYFGSVQAGADSKGGYNGSFNINYSSSKFDIYGNVGRRHHERTGGGNTNRTNTQGTESTSDDTYLNTKSDQDGEHSGVFLRGGVTYHATKKDHLTVGGFGMFGGMNSSSNINYLSNVPNSFYKSFRSSNSDNSMNGGNLEVGYKRDFTKDSYLDFTASYNKWGMDNTSIYDQTSYFTDKTTSSYQRQLNNMNHHNWEFQLDYQNKINDNAKLEAGYKGTLGRENSPVETYSGLSESSAVFDNSLYNRFIYNQDVHALYATYSGRIKKFGYQIGMRGEYSKVNTKSEDYTFASTPFQKDYFSLFPSAFISYSLPENNEIQLNYTRRISRPWGGQLNSFMNITDSTNISFGNPKLNPEYSNALELNYIKNWENHTLSFSGYYRTTDDVIQSIRYLDGNVMKSTYENVAQTTSAGIELVGKNKLFKILDLTTTVNLFYYKLDGFSYLPAGKTTPVIGNADENFSWNARMIANIILPKSFSLQLTGGYNAKQVVAQGTQKANYMLDAGLRKSFMNKRFSLSINARDILDSRKQHTITYGTGFIQDSENWRGGRKIGFTLTYNFGNMRAKNNKQNKASDDSMSMPMGNEE from the coding sequence ATGAAGAGATTTTTATTAGGTATACTTTTACTGGTAATCAGTATTTGTAGTTACGCGGCTTCAGGGGAGCTTGGGGTTATTAAAGGAAAGGTAATAGATTCAAAGACGAAAGAGGCTTTGCAGTTTGTAAATGTTAGTGTGAAGACGAAAGCGAATGCTTCGTTAGTTAAAGGTGGGGTAACCGATCAGTCTGGAGAATTTGTTTTGGGCGGGTTGAAAGATGGAACCTACATTGTTAATGTGTCATACATTGGTTATAAGGCTTATGAGAATGAATTTACAATTTCATCGAAGAAGAGCGTAAATCTGAATCAGATATCTTTGGCAGAAGACAGTCATGTACTAAAAGAGGTAGAAGTTGTGGGCCAAAAAGCTCAGATGAGATTTGAAATTGATAAGAAGGTGTTTGATGTGGACCAGAATATATCTTCTGCAGGAGGTTCAGCCAGTGATGTATTAAGCAATATACCTTCAATAGAAGTTAATAATGATGGCGATGTTTCGCTTCGTGGTAATTCAAATGTAACAGTCTGGATCAACGGAAAAGCATCTGGTCTGTCTGCTGACAACAGAGCACAGATCTTGGAACAAATGCCTGCCGAGAATATCGAAAAGATTGAAGTAATAACTAATCCTTCTGCTAAATACAGTCCTGAAGGTACAGCTGGTATTATTAATATCGTTTTAAAGCAAGATCGTAAAGCTGGATATTTTGGTAGTGTACAAGCAGGTGCCGATTCAAAAGGGGGATATAACGGTAGTTTCAATATCAATTATAGTAGCAGTAAATTTGATATTTATGGGAATGTTGGTCGTCGTCATCACGAAAGAACCGGTGGTGGAAATACCAATAGAACAAATACGCAAGGAACTGAAAGTACAAGTGATGATACTTATCTGAATACTAAATCAGATCAGGATGGTGAACACTCGGGAGTATTCCTTAGAGGTGGGGTAACCTATCATGCTACTAAAAAAGATCATTTAACAGTAGGTGGTTTCGGTATGTTTGGTGGTATGAATAGTAGTAGTAATATCAATTATTTAAGTAATGTCCCAAATTCATTTTATAAAAGTTTCCGTTCATCTAATTCGGATAATTCAATGAATGGTGGAAATCTTGAGGTTGGTTATAAGCGTGATTTTACAAAAGATAGTTATCTGGATTTTACTGCTTCATATAACAAATGGGGAATGGATAATACCAGTATATACGATCAGACCTCTTATTTTACAGACAAAACTACATCGTCTTATCAACGTCAGCTTAATAATATGAATCATCATAACTGGGAATTCCAGTTGGATTATCAGAATAAGATTAACGATAATGCGAAGTTAGAAGCTGGTTATAAAGGTACTTTAGGTAGAGAAAACAGTCCTGTTGAAACTTATTCAGGATTGTCAGAAAGCTCTGCTGTATTTGATAACAGTTTATATAACCGTTTTATTTATAATCAGGATGTTCATGCATTATATGCTACTTATTCCGGAAGAATTAAAAAGTTCGGATATCAGATTGGTATGCGTGGAGAGTACTCAAAAGTGAATACAAAGTCGGAAGATTATACTTTTGCAAGTACTCCATTTCAGAAGGACTACTTCAGTCTGTTTCCAAGTGCTTTTATATCATATTCTTTGCCTGAAAATAATGAGATTCAGTTGAATTATACAAGACGTATTTCTCGTCCATGGGGAGGTCAGCTTAACTCTTTTATGAATATTACAGACTCAACTAATATCTCTTTTGGTAATCCAAAATTGAATCCGGAATATTCAAATGCTCTTGAACTTAATTATATAAAGAATTGGGAGAATCATACGCTGTCTTTCTCTGGTTATTACCGTACAACCGATGATGTAATTCAAAGCATTAGATATTTGGATGGAAATGTGATGAAAAGTACCTATGAAAATGTGGCGCAGACAACCTCTGCCGGAATTGAACTAGTAGGAAAAAATAAGTTGTTTAAAATATTAGATCTTACTACAACAGTGAATCTGTTTTATTATAAACTGGATGGCTTTAGCTATTTACCAGCAGGAAAAACAACTCCTGTGATTGGTAATGCAGATGAGAACTTTTCATGGAATGCAAGAATGATCGCTAATATTATTCTTCCTAAATCTTTTTCTTTGCAGTTGACCGGAGGTTATAATGCGAAACAAGTGGTGGCGCAAGGAACTCAAAAGGCTAATTATATGCTGGATGCAGGTTTAAGAAAATCGTTTATGAATAAAAGGTTTAGTCTTAGTATTAATGCACGAGATATTCTGGATTCACGTAAACAACATACAATTACCTATGGTACCGGATTTATTCAGGATTCTGAAAACTGGAGAGGTGGAAGAAAGATTGGCTTTACTCTTACCTATAATTTTGGTAATATGCGTGCTAAAAACAACAAGCAGAACAAGGCTAGTGATGACAGTATGTCAATGCCGATGGGAAATGAGGAATAA
- a CDS encoding ECF transporter S component → MRSLAFQPVNLSLLNYRAYLLSFAFIAGNLIFPQICHLVPDGGKMLLPIYFFTLIASYKFGIRIGLITALLSPLCNHLLFGMPPIGALPVLLIKSSLLAIAAAWIAQRSKKVSLLLIAVTVIAYQFIGSIAEYVISGSLPMAIQDITLGFPGMIIQIVFGWLILKSLAKYEC, encoded by the coding sequence ATGAGAAGTCTTGCCTTTCAACCAGTCAATCTAAGCTTATTAAATTACCGCGCTTATTTATTAAGTTTTGCTTTTATTGCCGGCAATTTAATTTTTCCACAAATCTGTCACTTAGTTCCTGATGGTGGTAAAATGTTACTTCCAATCTATTTCTTTACATTGATTGCATCTTATAAGTTTGGAATCCGAATAGGGTTAATAACTGCTTTATTATCTCCATTATGTAACCATTTACTTTTCGGGATGCCACCAATCGGTGCACTTCCGGTACTACTAATAAAATCATCATTACTGGCAATTGCAGCCGCATGGATTGCTCAACGCAGCAAAAAAGTATCGCTACTCCTTATTGCAGTAACTGTTATTGCCTATCAATTCATTGGCAGCATTGCAGAATACGTAATTAGCGGTAGTCTTCCAATGGCTATACAAGATATCACTTTAGGCTTTCCTGGAATGATTATCCAAATTGTTTTTGGATGGTTAATTCTGAAATCATTGGCAAAATATGAATGCTAA
- a CDS encoding phosphoribosyltransferase, with the protein MNAKSFEEVIDRILHLEINESFDMIVAIANGGIIPAALLNQRLNLEIHLLKLNLRDSEQHQMYDQPQLLEPIDFCFEGKRILLVEDRIKTGTTIKYAQQLLAGAAKLKTFAVNGNADYCLYNESCFKFPWIL; encoded by the coding sequence ATGAATGCTAAAAGCTTTGAAGAGGTAATCGACAGGATTCTTCATCTTGAAATAAATGAGTCTTTCGACATGATTGTTGCAATAGCCAATGGTGGTATTATTCCGGCAGCTCTGCTCAATCAACGTTTAAATCTGGAAATACATCTTCTTAAGCTGAATTTAAGAGACAGTGAGCAACATCAGATGTATGATCAGCCCCAGTTACTGGAACCTATTGATTTTTGTTTTGAAGGAAAAAGAATTTTATTGGTTGAAGACCGTATAAAAACCGGTACAACCATTAAATATGCACAGCAGCTTCTTGCCGGAGCAGCTAAATTAAAGACATTTGCAGTAAATGGCAATGCAGATTATTGCCTCTATAATGAGAGTTGTTTTAAATTTCCCTGGATTTTATAA
- a CDS encoding DUF362 domain-containing protein, producing MDRRDFLRLVALTGLASTVTPSEAFDLLKQTGENEATKQAYDMVAVMGGEPEVMFRHAIKEMGGMGKFVKKGQKVCIKPNIGWDKVPELAGNTNPKLIGEIVKQCFDAGAKDVVVFDHTCDDWRKCYKNSGIEDAAKEAGAKVVPAHEESYYRTISLPKAKVLKTAKVHKALLDSDVWINVPILKNHGGAKMSISMKNMMGIVWDRGYFHENDLQQCIADICSLAKHPVLNVVDAYRVLKSNGPRGRSAADVALAKGLFISQDIVAVDTAAVKFFNQIAKMPIEQVTHIANASQLKLGNMNLDKMNIKRIKL from the coding sequence ATGGATAGACGAGATTTCTTACGATTAGTAGCATTGACAGGCCTTGCATCTACAGTAACGCCAAGTGAAGCTTTTGATTTATTGAAGCAGACAGGCGAAAACGAGGCAACTAAGCAGGCTTATGATATGGTAGCTGTAATGGGTGGCGAACCGGAAGTTATGTTCCGTCATGCCATTAAAGAAATGGGAGGAATGGGCAAATTTGTGAAAAAGGGTCAGAAAGTTTGTATCAAGCCCAATATTGGGTGGGATAAAGTTCCCGAACTGGCCGGAAACACGAACCCTAAACTAATAGGAGAGATAGTTAAACAATGCTTTGATGCAGGAGCTAAAGACGTTGTTGTTTTTGACCATACTTGCGATGACTGGCGTAAATGTTACAAGAATAGTGGTATTGAAGATGCAGCAAAAGAAGCGGGAGCTAAAGTTGTACCGGCACATGAAGAATCATACTATCGGACAATATCTCTTCCTAAAGCGAAGGTTTTAAAAACAGCCAAGGTACATAAAGCTTTATTAGATAGTGATGTATGGATAAACGTCCCAATTCTAAAGAATCATGGTGGTGCCAAAATGAGTATATCCATGAAAAATATGATGGGAATTGTATGGGACAGAGGTTACTTCCATGAAAATGACTTGCAGCAATGCATAGCAGATATCTGTTCCCTTGCTAAACATCCGGTTTTGAACGTTGTTGATGCTTACCGGGTTTTGAAGAGTAATGGTCCGCGTGGTAGATCGGCTGCAGATGTTGCTTTAGCAAAAGGACTGTTTATATCTCAGGATATTGTTGCAGTGGACACTGCTGCTGTAAAATTCTTCAATCAGATCGCAAAGATGCCTATAGAACAAGTTACTCACATTGCAAATGCTTCTCAGCTAAAACTGGGAAACATGAATCTGGATAAGATGAATATTAAACGAATTAAACTATAA
- a CDS encoding 4Fe-4S dicluster domain-containing protein, with the protein MLRKTRIAIALIMLSLITFYFIDFAGIAPHKLQLLTTIQLAPALLALNIGVLIFLFLLTFLFGRVYCSAICPLGIWQDVLETCSRLFTKRKKYKYLKPKNYLRYSILIGVVIAFFAGFTFLLSLLEPYSIFGRMASSLFRPVYLYGNNQLAGVLGHFNNYSLYVVEIVIRSIFSFVIASISLLIVSFLAYKYGRLYCNTICPVGSLLGLISKYSIFKIKFNEDACNSCGACAAKCKSSCIDIKEHKIDHSRCVGCFNCLPVCKKKAIKFTYAFASASAKQENKPNDSRRMFLSITGAGLITVPLLKAQNVMASLSKNKPYKKQHPLSPPGSISADHLLKHCTACHLCVSRCPSHVLKPAFTEYGLGGIMQPMMSFEKGFCNYDCTVCSNTCPNGAILPLTKEEKHLTQMGRVVFTMENCIVYNDETDCGACSEHCPTQAVKMVDYKDGLTIPSVNPDICVGCGGCEYVCPATPFKAINVEGNVVQLKAKPFKDEKNKDVKVDSFGF; encoded by the coding sequence ATGTTACGTAAAACCAGAATAGCGATAGCATTAATCATGTTATCGCTTATTACTTTTTATTTCATAGACTTTGCTGGCATTGCACCACATAAATTACAATTGCTGACTACTATCCAACTAGCTCCAGCCTTATTAGCATTAAATATTGGAGTTTTAATATTTCTATTTCTCCTCACTTTCCTTTTTGGAAGAGTATATTGTTCAGCAATTTGTCCTCTTGGAATATGGCAGGATGTACTGGAAACTTGTTCAAGGCTCTTCACAAAAAGAAAGAAATACAAGTATCTTAAACCTAAGAATTATCTAAGATATAGCATACTTATTGGAGTTGTTATAGCATTTTTCGCAGGCTTCACATTTTTATTAAGCTTACTCGAGCCATATAGCATTTTCGGACGCATGGCTTCTAGTTTATTCCGTCCCGTCTATCTTTATGGAAACAACCAGTTAGCAGGCGTATTAGGACATTTCAACAATTACAGTCTTTACGTTGTAGAAATAGTTATCCGAAGTATTTTCTCTTTTGTGATTGCCTCAATTAGTCTACTAATCGTATCATTCCTTGCGTATAAATATGGAAGACTCTATTGCAATACAATCTGCCCTGTAGGAAGCTTATTAGGACTTATATCCAAATATTCTATATTCAAAATAAAATTTAACGAAGATGCATGTAATAGTTGTGGCGCTTGTGCTGCAAAATGCAAATCTTCATGTATTGACATCAAAGAACATAAAATAGATCACAGCCGGTGCGTGGGATGTTTTAACTGTTTGCCTGTCTGCAAAAAGAAAGCTATAAAGTTCACTTATGCATTTGCATCCGCATCTGCAAAACAAGAAAATAAGCCTAACGACAGCCGACGAATGTTTCTGAGCATAACCGGAGCCGGATTAATTACCGTTCCTCTTTTAAAAGCTCAGAATGTAATGGCTTCATTAAGCAAAAACAAACCATACAAAAAGCAACATCCATTATCTCCTCCAGGATCTATAAGTGCAGACCATTTACTTAAGCACTGCACCGCCTGTCACTTGTGTGTAAGTCGTTGCCCATCTCATGTACTTAAACCAGCTTTTACTGAATATGGATTAGGTGGAATAATGCAACCAATGATGAGCTTCGAAAAAGGCTTCTGCAATTACGATTGTACTGTTTGCTCAAATACTTGTCCAAACGGAGCCATTTTGCCGCTTACCAAAGAGGAAAAGCATCTAACACAGATGGGGCGCGTTGTCTTTACAATGGAGAACTGTATTGTTTATAACGATGAAACAGATTGCGGTGCTTGTTCTGAGCATTGTCCTACACAAGCCGTTAAAATGGTAGACTACAAAGATGGATTAACCATTCCAAGTGTAAATCCGGATATTTGCGTAGGTTGCGGAGGATGTGAATATGTTTGTCCGGCTACTCCTTTCAAAGCTATAAATGTAGAAGGCAATGTGGTTCAGCTAAAGGCTAAACCTTTTAAAGACGAAAAAAACAAAGATGTAAAGGTTGATAGTTTTGGATTCTAA